A part of Aquibium oceanicum genomic DNA contains:
- a CDS encoding retron system putative HNH endonuclease → MRQINKGAEPGVMTAWKAANRALPNYCYASLSAAHRDEIRTALVAEQRGLCAYTGRRIESSTCHIEHLRPQCHCGPGEDVDYRNLVAGVPAPNTPRLPYGAHKKDSWPPIPDEYLFVSPLSGGCGARFTFNLRGQVAPAQAGDAAASETIERLGLNDPSLVQLRKAVIDATLQIRGRGPASIDVGNARRRLRALEQAEEQAGPLEPFSFVLVQALERQIQRIEKIRDGRRRA, encoded by the coding sequence ATGCGGCAGATCAATAAGGGCGCGGAGCCGGGTGTGATGACGGCATGGAAGGCTGCAAACCGTGCCCTTCCAAACTACTGCTATGCCTCTTTGTCTGCGGCGCACCGCGACGAGATTCGAACTGCTCTTGTTGCCGAGCAGCGCGGGCTTTGTGCCTACACGGGGCGCCGGATCGAAAGCAGCACCTGCCATATCGAGCACCTTCGCCCCCAATGCCATTGCGGGCCAGGCGAGGACGTTGATTACAGGAATCTCGTAGCGGGGGTTCCCGCGCCGAATACGCCACGCCTGCCCTATGGTGCGCACAAGAAGGATAGCTGGCCGCCGATACCTGACGAATACTTGTTCGTATCGCCTCTATCGGGGGGATGCGGCGCCCGTTTCACCTTCAACCTGCGGGGGCAGGTCGCTCCGGCGCAGGCGGGCGACGCAGCAGCAAGTGAAACCATAGAGCGGTTGGGCCTCAACGACCCCTCACTGGTCCAACTTCGCAAGGCAGTAATCGATGCCACGCTACAGATCCGTGGCAGGGGGCCAGCTTCAATCGACGTGGGAAATGCGCGACGTCGCCTCCGCGCCCTGGAGCAAGCCGAAGAGCAGGCCGGACCGCTTGAACCCTTCTCTTTTGTCTTGGTGCAGGCGCTGGAACGGCAGATTCAGCGCATCGAGAAAATTCGAGACGGAAGGAGGCGGGCGTGA
- a CDS encoding AAA family ATPase, whose translation MKITRLDVAGLRAFEQAALEFDPALTLLVGVNGVGKTTILEALRIGLSRALPKFTASRARPEPFTTDDIRVGRSALTVDLHLVFDGTTQNLLIHKQREQSIGHKPGVVREQTLATPDRENLTPGPGKAAKALKSARRQPIGVYFATRRSLISDEQPKSGRASGGQAAAFADALVARPLRLAELASWMHAQESISAEFPRAGHHLGALRAAAKSFLPECDGLRAEVEGRPTLLIEKQGLTLDVRQLSDGERGLLALVLDLARRLSQANPDLDDPVKDGAAIVLIDELDMHMHPQWQRQIGSLVTSTFPNCQFIATTHSPQIIGETQPERILLLQSDGERIVANRCGQAFGLDTNAILEQIMGTPSRAKSVREAISHVETALDDGDLKSARAGLARLRELIHGDDPTVVALEATINNLEALGDAADQ comes from the coding sequence ATGAAGATCACGCGCCTTGATGTCGCCGGTCTTCGCGCCTTCGAGCAGGCGGCACTCGAGTTCGATCCGGCCTTGACGTTGCTCGTCGGCGTCAATGGTGTCGGCAAGACCACCATTCTTGAGGCGCTGCGCATTGGCCTGTCGCGGGCGCTTCCCAAGTTCACAGCCAGCAGGGCCCGCCCAGAGCCCTTCACGACCGACGATATTCGGGTCGGCCGCTCTGCGCTCACGGTCGACCTCCATCTGGTGTTCGATGGCACGACCCAGAACCTCCTCATCCATAAGCAGCGTGAACAGAGCATTGGCCACAAGCCGGGCGTGGTCCGGGAACAGACGCTGGCCACACCCGATCGCGAGAACTTGACCCCAGGCCCTGGAAAGGCCGCAAAGGCCCTGAAGAGCGCGCGGCGCCAACCGATAGGGGTTTACTTTGCGACGCGTCGGTCGCTGATTTCCGACGAGCAGCCGAAGTCCGGGAGAGCGAGCGGTGGGCAGGCAGCGGCGTTCGCCGACGCCCTTGTGGCACGTCCGCTCCGGCTGGCGGAACTCGCGTCCTGGATGCACGCGCAGGAGTCGATATCGGCGGAGTTTCCACGAGCCGGTCATCACCTCGGCGCCCTGCGAGCCGCTGCCAAGAGCTTCCTGCCGGAGTGCGATGGGCTGCGGGCTGAAGTTGAAGGGCGCCCAACCCTCTTGATCGAGAAGCAAGGGCTGACACTTGATGTTCGCCAGTTGTCGGACGGCGAACGCGGTTTGCTAGCCCTGGTGCTCGATCTGGCGCGAAGGCTGTCGCAGGCGAACCCCGACCTGGACGATCCTGTAAAGGACGGGGCGGCCATCGTGCTGATCGATGAGCTCGACATGCACATGCATCCGCAGTGGCAGCGCCAAATCGGCAGCTTGGTGACCAGTACATTTCCCAACTGTCAGTTCATCGCCACCACGCATTCACCGCAGATCATCGGGGAAACGCAACCGGAACGGATTCTACTGCTACAGTCCGATGGCGAACGCATCGTCGCAAATCGATGCGGACAGGCCTTCGGGCTCGATACCAACGCTATTCTTGAACAGATCATGGGAACCCCCTCGCGCGCCAAGTCAGTGCGCGAGGCAATCAGCCATGTCGAAACCGCGCTCGATGACGGCGACCTGAAGAGTGCCCGGGCTGGTTTGGCGCGATTAAGAGAACTGATCCACGGTGATGACCCGACCGTCGTAGCCCTCGAGGCGACAATCAACAATCTCGAGGCGCTTGGCGATGCGGCAGATCAATAA
- a CDS encoding restriction endonuclease subunit S, which produces MSGLDAWRTKVPKNWTVQPLRSVADYAVSNVDKILSDQEIPVRLCNYTDVYNNETIHLGLEFMAGTASEAEIEKFRLFADDVVITKDSEAWDDIAIPALVTEAAGDLVCGYHLAMIRPHREKLTGAFLLRCLQSKNLRIQLELAANGITRFGIPKNAIGSMALPVPPTSIQQAIAHFLDRETAGIDTLIAAKQRLLDLLAEKRRAVIAEAVMRGLDPSTPLRASGINWLGDIPAHWEVKRGKWLFEERDERSIDGSEVLLSLRMERGLVPHNEVSEKLTRPEELVGYKKTAVGQVVVNRMRAASGLIAITTQDGLVSPDYAVFLPAPEISANYYVEMFKTPLLQAVFRSESTGLGTGSQGFLRLYSQNFLALWFPYPPLSEQLQIVRHISTETAKIDRLRAATEHSITLLKERRGALIAAAVTGEIDIPEAA; this is translated from the coding sequence ATGAGCGGTCTTGATGCCTGGCGTACCAAAGTTCCTAAGAACTGGACGGTGCAACCGCTTCGTTCCGTCGCAGATTATGCCGTCAGCAATGTCGACAAGATTTTGTCTGATCAAGAAATTCCTGTCCGCCTATGCAATTACACAGACGTCTACAACAACGAGACGATTCATCTCGGGCTGGAATTTATGGCGGGGACAGCATCCGAGGCCGAGATCGAGAAGTTTCGCCTGTTTGCTGATGATGTGGTTATCACCAAGGATTCAGAGGCCTGGGACGACATCGCCATTCCGGCTTTGGTGACCGAGGCGGCGGGCGACCTGGTGTGCGGCTATCACTTGGCTATGATCCGCCCGCATCGTGAGAAACTCACCGGGGCCTTTCTCCTCCGCTGTTTGCAATCCAAGAACTTGCGGATCCAACTGGAGCTTGCCGCAAACGGTATTACGCGCTTTGGCATTCCGAAAAATGCTATCGGTTCAATGGCTCTGCCCGTCCCGCCGACATCCATTCAGCAGGCGATCGCTCATTTTCTCGACCGCGAAACCGCGGGCATCGACACACTGATCGCGGCCAAGCAGCGGCTGCTCGATCTGCTTGCGGAGAAGCGGCGTGCCGTCATAGCTGAGGCGGTCATGCGCGGGCTGGATCCATCTACCCCGCTACGCGCCTCCGGCATCAATTGGCTGGGCGACATCCCCGCGCATTGGGAGGTGAAACGTGGCAAATGGCTCTTTGAAGAGCGCGACGAGCGCAGCATAGACGGGTCTGAAGTGTTGCTATCGCTCCGAATGGAGCGAGGATTGGTCCCACATAACGAAGTGTCCGAGAAGCTAACCCGACCGGAAGAGTTAGTGGGCTATAAAAAAACCGCCGTTGGTCAGGTGGTTGTTAATCGTATGCGTGCTGCTAGTGGATTGATTGCAATCACGACCCAAGATGGGCTTGTCAGCCCAGATTACGCAGTGTTCCTCCCTGCGCCAGAAATCTCGGCCAACTATTACGTGGAGATGTTCAAGACACCTCTGTTGCAGGCTGTATTTCGATCAGAGTCGACAGGTCTCGGCACCGGTTCACAAGGGTTTCTCCGCCTTTACTCGCAAAACTTTCTTGCCCTTTGGTTCCCTTACCCCCCTCTTTCTGAACAACTGCAGATCGTTCGCCACATCTCGACGGAAACCGCCAAGATCGACCGCCTTCGCGCCGCCACCGAGCATTCCATCACGCTGCTGAAGGAGCGCCGGGGAGCGCTTATTGCTGCGGCCGTCACCGGCGAAATCGATATTCCGGAGGCGGCATGA